In one Trichosurus vulpecula isolate mTriVul1 chromosome 8, mTriVul1.pri, whole genome shotgun sequence genomic region, the following are encoded:
- the LOC118828947 gene encoding cytochrome P450 26A1, with translation MGFSALLASALCTFVLPLLLFLAAVKLWNLYCLSTRDRSCSLPLPPGSMGLPFFGETLQLVLQRRKFLEMKRRKYGYIYKTHLFGRPTVRVMGADNVRQILLGEHRLVSVHWPASVRTILGSACLSSLHDSLHKKRKKLIMQAFNREALQYYVPIMDEEIRNTLERWLQNGDRVLLVYPEVKRLMFRIAMRILLGCESGSATSGDSERELVEAFEEMIRNLFSLPIDMPFSGLYRGMKARNLIHARIEENIRAKLGRQREPEAEGYLVKDALQLLIEHTQENGERLDMQELKQSSTELLFGGHETTSSAATSLITYLGLHHHVLQKVREELKSKDLLCKSSKDEKLDIDILEQLKYTGCVIKETLRLNPPVPGGFRIALKTFELNGYQIPKGWNVIYSICDTHDVADIFTNKEEFNPDRFLLPYPEDSSRFSFIPFGGGLRTCVGKEFAKILLKIFTVELVRRCDWQLLNGPPTMKTSPIVYPVDNLPTKFMHYKGEI, from the exons ATGGGTTTCTCCGCCCTGTTAGCGAGCGCGTTGTGCACCTTCGTGTTACCGCTGCTGCTCTTTCTGGCCGCGGTCAAGCTCTGGAACCTGTACTGTTTAAGCACCCGGGATCGCAGCTGCAGCCTCCCCTTGCCCCCAGGGTCTATGGGCCTGCCCTTCTTCGGAGAGACGCTGCAGCTGGTATTGCAG CGCAGGAAGTTTTTGGAGATGAAGCGCAGAAAGTACGGCTATATCTATAAGACTCATCTCTTCGGGCGGCCCACTGTGCGGGTCATGGGCGCGGACAACGTGAGGCAGATACTTCTGGGGGAGCACCGTCTGGTGTCTGTGCACTGGCCCGCTTCTGTCCGGACCATCCTGGGCTCCGCCTGCCTCTCCAGCCTCCACGATTCTTTGCACAAGAAGCGCAAAAAG TTGATCATGCAGGCTTTCAACCGGGAGGCGTTGCAGTATTACGTGCCAATAATGGATGAAGAAAtaagaaacactttggaaaggtggCTCCAAAACGGCGACCGCGTCCTCCTGGTCTACCCCGAGGTGAAGCGCCTCATGTTCCGAATCGCCATGCGCATTTTGTTGGGTTGCGAGTCCGGCAGCGCGACCAGCGGGGACAGCGAGAGAGAATTAGTGGAAGCTTTTGAGGAGATGATCCGTAACCTGTTTTCCCTGCCCATCGATATGCCCTTCAGCGGACTTTACCGG GGCATGAAGGCGAGGAACCTCATCCACGCGCGCATCGAAGAGAACATTCGTGCCAAGCTGGGAAGACAACGGGAGCCCGAGGCCGAGGGCTACCTTGTCAAAGACGCGTTGCAGCTGCTCATAGAGCACACGCAGGAGAATGGCGAGAGGCTAGATATGCAG GAACTGAAGCAGTCTTCGACTGAACTTCTCTTTGGAGGGCATGAGACGACATCGAGTGCTGCCACATCTCTGATCACTTATCTAGGACTCCATCACCATGTGCTTCAGAAAGTGAGAGAAGAACTAAAGAGTAAG GATTTACTTTGCAAAAGCAGCAAAGATGAAAAACTGGACATAGACATTTTGGAGCAACTGAAGTATACAGGATGTGTTATTAAGGAAACCCTCAGGCTGAATCCTCCTGTTCCAGGGGGCTTTCGTATTGCTCTCAAGACTTTTGAGTTAAAT GGATACCAGATTCCCAAAGGTTGGAATGTTATCTACAGTATCTGTGATACCCATGACGTTGCAGACATTTTCACCAACAAGGAAGAATTTAACCCTGACCGATTTCTGTTGCCTTATCCAGAGGATTCTTCCAGATTCAGTTTCATTCCATTTGGAGGGGGACTCCGGACTTGTGTAGGCAAAGAGTTTGCAAAAATTCTTCTCAAAATATTTACAGTGGAGTTGGTCAGGCGTTGTGATTGGCAACTTTTAAATGGACCTCCTACCATGAAAACCAGTCCTATTGTGTACCCAGTAGACAATCTCCCTACGAAATTTATGCACTACAAGGGTGAAATTTAG